The genomic DNA GAATTACCGTTGTCCGTCACCCGGCTGCCGAAGGGCCAAAGGGCCAGCATTCCTAATTTCAATGTCTGCAACCCGAAAGGGATACCGATTATCGTAATCATCAGCAGCAAGCTGGATATCAGATATTCCACAGCGGTAAGCAACCCGCCGCAGATAAGCCAAATGATATTACCCAAAAATTTCATAGCATCAATATTATAAATTATTTTTTACTCTCATGCTGTCCAATTCTGCCAACACCGTCTGCTTCACGATGGCAAAGCTGTCGCGCAGTTCCGGTTTGACCGGCAGCGAAGGCGGAGCTTCCATCTGTAACGGGTTGATCGGCTGTCCGTTCTTATATACCCGGAAATCGAGGTGAGGCCCTGTCGAAAGCCCTGTCGAGCCAACGTAGCCGATAACCTGTCCCTGCTCGACATGGCTGCCGACTTGTATGTCTTTGGCATATTTGCTCAGGTGCATATAGGAAGTCGTATATACGGAGTTATGTTTTACTTTCAGCGTATGGCCTCCTCCGCCCATATAGCCTTTGGCGATGACGGTCCCCGCTCCGATACTCTTGACTTCCGTTCCGACGGGAGCCGCATAGTCTACTCCATGATGTGCCCGATAGCGTTTCAGGATCGGATGGAAGCGGGCGTTCGTGAAACGCGATGTGATGCGGAAGAAGTCCAACGGAGCCTTCAGGAAAGCCTTCCTGAGGCTGTTCCCTTCAAGATCGAAATATTCGAAAACGCTATCCTGGGTGAATGGTATGGCTGTAAAATCTTTTCCTTGATGCGTGAAGACGGCTCCCTCGATGGAGGTGATATTCAGGGCTGTCGTGTCGTCTATATAGGCAACGTCGTACAACACCCGGAATGAGTCTCCTTCTTTTACATCGAAAAAGTCGATCTGCCAGGCATATACATCCGAAATCTTGATCGCCAGTAACGGGTCCGCTCCACTTGCCTTGATCACGTTCCAAAGGGAAGAATTGATTGTCCCTTCTGTGTAATGGCGTTTGATGGTAATAGGCTTGTTGAATTCGTATGCCAGGATCGAATCGCCTGTCAGGTCGATGACGGCATAATCGACAAGTGATTTGGCAAAGGCGATATAACGTATATCGGCAACGCTGTCCTGAGTTGTAAATGTATAATAGTTCATACCCGCACGGAGTTTGGTCGGGTTCAGAACATGGATGGAGGCTTTCGTAATGCTGTCTGCTTTCAAGGCGGAGAAACCGAGGGCTGAAAAGATTGCGGCGGGATTATCGCCGTTTCTCATCTTGTACTCCGTCACGTCCAACGAGTCGATGCAGATGCCATATTGATATACGTGTTGCAGGCTGTCCAGCCATTCGCTGTCGACTCCTTCTTCTTCGGGTTGTTGTTTCGTATGTGTGCAGGAAAAGCAGGTAAGCAGTCCTGCGAGTAACAAATATAGGACGATGCTCTTATTCATTCTCCGGCTTCTTTTTTCATCTCTGTTAGTTCTTCTACCTGTTTTTGTGACAATTGAAGTGCCTTTTCCAGGTCTTCCACTTTAAATCCTTTTCTATTCATAAGGCAAACGAGGTTGCGTCCGTGATGTATGCTGCTGTCGTTCAATAAATCTTTTGTGTCCATATCATACTATTTTATACGTTGCAACAAATATACAAAATTAATCTGTAAGCCTTATTAATTGACCAACTCCTTTGTCGGTGGTCCGGATATTGGCGAAGCATAAATGTTGATACCGGTAAATCATCATTCGGATTATTATTCTACAAACTTATTATTGATTGTGAAAACAACTGTCATACTATCATACTTTGCTTTTGGCAGTATGAATATCAATACTTATGTGGAATGATAGTAGGCATGATGGATGTTTTTTCAACTATCATACCATCATGAAAACAATAACTTTTTCACATGTAACATATAGCATATTTTCAGCAATATAGTTACATTTTTTTGTCGAGACCCGGGTGTCAGACGTCTGCAGACCCGGGTCTCAAGACCGCTCAGATGGAGGTGTAAATGGCTCTGATACGGGCATTTTGAGGAAAAAATCTAACGTCTTTCTTATAAAAAAGTAACGTGTTCCGGCAAAAAAGGCTTATGCTTTCCTGAAAACATTCTGTTTTTAACACTTTTGGAGTGTATCTGTTTCGGGTAAAACGGCTAAAATGATGGTTAAACTGCTGATTTATGATAGTTGCATGATAGTTAAAAAGGAAACTGTCATGCCTATATGTTATGATGTTCAAGTTATATACAAGAAACATGATAGTATGATAGTTGTTTTTTTTAATTCATTATAGTACTGATAAGTTTGAACCGTAAATGCAGATTTACCGGTGAACTAACGGGTAAGGCTGAACCTCGTGCCGCAAGCTCTCTTTTGCCGTCTGCTTTAGCTGATGAATAGATGATTGTTCCCGGCTTTGCCGGTTCCTCTGTGGTTTTTTAACCCCTTTAAATACAATACAAGCTGTGAATGGGGTGTAAGAATGGTTAATGAATATTAAATAATGAGCTTGTCGGGAACTTTTTGCAATGATTCGGCGTCTTATATTTACGAGTGATTATTATAAATGAAAAAGTAAAAAATGAAAAAAGCTATTTTGACACTTTTGATGATTCCTGCTTTTGTCGGGATGTTGTTTTCTTGCTCTGAAGTCAAAACGGATGCAAAGAAGTTGGAAGGTAAATGGAATATTGTGGAAGTAAAAGGAGAAAAAATACTGAAAGAAGGTTTGCCCAATATGGAGTTTGATATGAAAGATAATAAAGTTCACGGTAATGCCGGATGTAATATCTTTAATTCGACTGTCGTGCTGGACGACCAGGATATTTCTTCCATCACGATCAACCCCGCAGCCACTACCATGATGGCTTGTCCGGATATGGAGATCGAAGATGCGA from Parabacteroides merdae ATCC 43184 includes the following:
- a CDS encoding YccF domain-containing protein, with the translated sequence MKFLGNIIWLICGGLLTAVEYLISSLLLMITIIGIPFGLQTLKLGMLALWPFGSRVTDNGNSGGCLCLVMNVIWIFIGGFWICLTHLFFGLLLCITIIGIPFGRQHFKMAALALSPFGKNIV
- a CDS encoding M23 family metallopeptidase codes for the protein MNKSIVLYLLLAGLLTCFSCTHTKQQPEEEGVDSEWLDSLQHVYQYGICIDSLDVTEYKMRNGDNPAAIFSALGFSALKADSITKASIHVLNPTKLRAGMNYYTFTTQDSVADIRYIAFAKSLVDYAVIDLTGDSILAYEFNKPITIKRHYTEGTINSSLWNVIKASGADPLLAIKISDVYAWQIDFFDVKEGDSFRVLYDVAYIDDTTALNITSIEGAVFTHQGKDFTAIPFTQDSVFEYFDLEGNSLRKAFLKAPLDFFRITSRFTNARFHPILKRYRAHHGVDYAAPVGTEVKSIGAGTVIAKGYMGGGGHTLKVKHNSVYTTSYMHLSKYAKDIQVGSHVEQGQVIGYVGSTGLSTGPHLDFRVYKNGQPINPLQMEAPPSLPVKPELRDSFAIVKQTVLAELDSMRVKNNL
- a CDS encoding META domain-containing protein, producing MKKAILTLLMIPAFVGMLFSCSEVKTDAKKLEGKWNIVEVKGEKILKEGLPNMEFDMKDNKVHGNAGCNIFNSTVVLDDQDISSITINPAATTMMACPDMEIEDAILKAMGNVKGVKAGQSENEMLLVDADGNVLMVLSKN